Proteins found in one Verrucomicrobiia bacterium genomic segment:
- the pilO gene encoding type 4a pilus biogenesis protein PilO, translating into MASLQNQSGSSNKNVLLGGIVLLLLGVGGSYQFLSPQLKVVRASLAANQANLKGLESDVAALSTARLQLNQVKERMEIERKVDFSKVNDVYPRTEDMPGLYLQLESLITQANTLGVKDAAYQVGTPVMDSTENAVRIPVSITGTGTYANLLAFVTKLEQNLRPLSLETFNLAQAVDKEKNQATGQFTLNAAAIVRAETLSASFSPVTK; encoded by the coding sequence ATGGCCTCACTCCAAAACCAATCTGGTTCGTCGAACAAAAATGTTCTTCTTGGTGGCATCGTCCTTCTCCTTTTGGGAGTAGGTGGGAGTTACCAATTCCTTTCTCCTCAGTTGAAGGTGGTACGTGCTAGCTTGGCTGCCAACCAGGCAAACCTTAAGGGCTTGGAAAGTGATGTGGCTGCCCTCAGTACGGCCCGCCTGCAACTCAACCAAGTCAAAGAGCGTATGGAGATAGAGCGCAAAGTGGACTTTAGTAAGGTCAACGATGTCTACCCGCGCACAGAAGATATGCCGGGTCTCTACCTGCAGCTTGAATCCCTTATAACCCAGGCGAACACCCTTGGTGTAAAGGATGCTGCCTACCAAGTAGGGACGCCAGTTATGGATAGTACGGAAAACGCCGTCCGCATTCCAGTATCAATAACAGGCACGGGCACCTACGCTAACCTCCTGGCTTTTGTCACCAAACTGGAGCAGAACTTGCGCCCATTGAGCCTGGAGACCTTTAACCTTGCGCAGGCTGTTGATAAGGAAAAGAACCAAGCGACAGGACAGTTTACCTTGAATGCCGCGGCCATTGTCCGTGCGGAGACGCTTTCTGCTTCATTCAGCCCTGTAACGAAATAA